A portion of the Manihot esculenta cultivar AM560-2 chromosome 2, M.esculenta_v8, whole genome shotgun sequence genome contains these proteins:
- the LOC110609403 gene encoding UDP-xylose transporter 3 isoform X3 → MSESQRFQLGTVGALSLSVVSSVSIVICNKALISTLGFTFATTLTSWHLLVTFCSLHVALWMKLFEHKPFDARAVMGFGILNGISIGLLNLSLGFNSVGFYQMTNSIQKKFKVSSTQLLYQSCPYQALTLFIIGPFLDGLLTNQNVFAFKYTPQVLLFIVLSCLISVSVNFSTFLVIGKTSPVTYQVLGHLKTCLVLAFGYVLLRDPFSWRNIFGILIAVIGMLLYSYYCTVENQQKASEASTKLPEVKESESDPLVGVENGSGILADGIVQKATVWNSNKDLHA, encoded by the exons ATGAGTGAGAGCCAGAGGTTCCAGCTGGGGACTGTTGGGGCTTTGAGCTTGTCAGTTGTATCGTCGGTTTCGATTGTGATATGCAACAAGGCTCTCATTAGTACTCTCGGTTTCACTTTTG CCACAACATTGACGAGCTGGCATCTACTGGTCACATTCTGTTCTCTTCATGTGGCATTATGGATGAAATTGTTCGAACACAAGCCTTTTGATGCAAGAGCTGTAATGGGATTTGGCATATTAAATGGCATATCCATTGGGCTTTTGAATCTTAGCTTGGGTTTCAATTCTGTTGGCTTCTACCAG ATGACCAATAGTATCCAGAAGAAGTTCAAAGTCTCTTCCACCCAACTTCTATATCAGTCTTGCCCCTACCAGGCGTTAACTTTATTCATCATTGGTCCATTTCTAGATGGTCTGCTGACTAATCAAAATGTTTTTGCTTTCAAGTACACCCCTCAAGTTCTG TTGTTCATAGTTCTCTCCTGCCTGATATCTGTCTCTGTCAACTTCAGCACTTTTCTTGTAATTGGGAAAACATCTCCCGTCACCTATCAGGTCCTGGGGCATCTAAAAACATGTCTAGTTTTGGCCTTTGGTTATGTTCTACTTCGAGATCCTTTTAGCTGGCGCAACATTTTCGGGATTCTTATTGCAGTAATTGGGATGTTACTATATTCATATTACTGCACTGTTGAGAATCAGCAGAAGGCCAGTGAAGCATCAACAAAATTGCCCGAG gTCAAGGAAAGTGAATCTGATCCTTTAGTTGGTGTGGAAAATGGAAGTGGAATTTTAGCTGATGGTATTGTTCAAAAAGCTACTGTATGGAATTCGAATAAGGATCTTCATGCGTAA
- the LOC110609403 gene encoding UDP-xylose transporter 3 isoform X2 encodes MKLFEHKPFDARAVMGFGILNGISIGLLNLSLGFNSVGFYQMTKLAIIPCTVLLETLFFRKRFSRNIQLSLAILLVGVGIATVTDLQLNVLGSVLSLLAVVTTCIAQIMTNSIQKKFKVSSTQLLYQSCPYQALTLFIIGPFLDGLLTNQNVFAFKYTPQVLLFIVLSCLISVSVNFSTFLVIGKTSPVTYQVLGHLKTCLVLAFGYVLLRDPFSWRNIFGILIAVIGMLLYSYYCTVENQQKASEASTKLPEVKESESDPLVGVENGSGILADGIVQKATVWNSNKDLHA; translated from the exons ATGAAATTGTTCGAACACAAGCCTTTTGATGCAAGAGCTGTAATGGGATTTGGCATATTAAATGGCATATCCATTGGGCTTTTGAATCTTAGCTTGGGTTTCAATTCTGTTGGCTTCTACCAG ATGACAAAATTGGCAATAATCCCATGTACAGTTCTTTTGGAGACACTTTTCTTCAGGAAGAGATTCAG TCGGAATATCCAGCTGTCGTTGGCGATCCTTCTTGTGGGTGTTGGAATCGCAACTGTGACTGATCTTCAACTTAATGTCCTTGGTTCTGTCTTATCTCTACTTGCAGTTGTGACAACCTGCATTGCTCAAATT ATGACCAATAGTATCCAGAAGAAGTTCAAAGTCTCTTCCACCCAACTTCTATATCAGTCTTGCCCCTACCAGGCGTTAACTTTATTCATCATTGGTCCATTTCTAGATGGTCTGCTGACTAATCAAAATGTTTTTGCTTTCAAGTACACCCCTCAAGTTCTG TTGTTCATAGTTCTCTCCTGCCTGATATCTGTCTCTGTCAACTTCAGCACTTTTCTTGTAATTGGGAAAACATCTCCCGTCACCTATCAGGTCCTGGGGCATCTAAAAACATGTCTAGTTTTGGCCTTTGGTTATGTTCTACTTCGAGATCCTTTTAGCTGGCGCAACATTTTCGGGATTCTTATTGCAGTAATTGGGATGTTACTATATTCATATTACTGCACTGTTGAGAATCAGCAGAAGGCCAGTGAAGCATCAACAAAATTGCCCGAG gTCAAGGAAAGTGAATCTGATCCTTTAGTTGGTGTGGAAAATGGAAGTGGAATTTTAGCTGATGGTATTGTTCAAAAAGCTACTGTATGGAATTCGAATAAGGATCTTCATGCGTAA
- the LOC110609403 gene encoding UDP-xylose transporter 3 isoform X1, whose translation MSESQRFQLGTVGALSLSVVSSVSIVICNKALISTLGFTFATTLTSWHLLVTFCSLHVALWMKLFEHKPFDARAVMGFGILNGISIGLLNLSLGFNSVGFYQMTKLAIIPCTVLLETLFFRKRFSRNIQLSLAILLVGVGIATVTDLQLNVLGSVLSLLAVVTTCIAQIMTNSIQKKFKVSSTQLLYQSCPYQALTLFIIGPFLDGLLTNQNVFAFKYTPQVLLFIVLSCLISVSVNFSTFLVIGKTSPVTYQVLGHLKTCLVLAFGYVLLRDPFSWRNIFGILIAVIGMLLYSYYCTVENQQKASEASTKLPEVKESESDPLVGVENGSGILADGIVQKATVWNSNKDLHA comes from the exons ATGAGTGAGAGCCAGAGGTTCCAGCTGGGGACTGTTGGGGCTTTGAGCTTGTCAGTTGTATCGTCGGTTTCGATTGTGATATGCAACAAGGCTCTCATTAGTACTCTCGGTTTCACTTTTG CCACAACATTGACGAGCTGGCATCTACTGGTCACATTCTGTTCTCTTCATGTGGCATTATGGATGAAATTGTTCGAACACAAGCCTTTTGATGCAAGAGCTGTAATGGGATTTGGCATATTAAATGGCATATCCATTGGGCTTTTGAATCTTAGCTTGGGTTTCAATTCTGTTGGCTTCTACCAG ATGACAAAATTGGCAATAATCCCATGTACAGTTCTTTTGGAGACACTTTTCTTCAGGAAGAGATTCAG TCGGAATATCCAGCTGTCGTTGGCGATCCTTCTTGTGGGTGTTGGAATCGCAACTGTGACTGATCTTCAACTTAATGTCCTTGGTTCTGTCTTATCTCTACTTGCAGTTGTGACAACCTGCATTGCTCAAATT ATGACCAATAGTATCCAGAAGAAGTTCAAAGTCTCTTCCACCCAACTTCTATATCAGTCTTGCCCCTACCAGGCGTTAACTTTATTCATCATTGGTCCATTTCTAGATGGTCTGCTGACTAATCAAAATGTTTTTGCTTTCAAGTACACCCCTCAAGTTCTG TTGTTCATAGTTCTCTCCTGCCTGATATCTGTCTCTGTCAACTTCAGCACTTTTCTTGTAATTGGGAAAACATCTCCCGTCACCTATCAGGTCCTGGGGCATCTAAAAACATGTCTAGTTTTGGCCTTTGGTTATGTTCTACTTCGAGATCCTTTTAGCTGGCGCAACATTTTCGGGATTCTTATTGCAGTAATTGGGATGTTACTATATTCATATTACTGCACTGTTGAGAATCAGCAGAAGGCCAGTGAAGCATCAACAAAATTGCCCGAG gTCAAGGAAAGTGAATCTGATCCTTTAGTTGGTGTGGAAAATGGAAGTGGAATTTTAGCTGATGGTATTGTTCAAAAAGCTACTGTATGGAATTCGAATAAGGATCTTCATGCGTAA